The following proteins are encoded in a genomic region of Bufo bufo chromosome 11, aBufBuf1.1, whole genome shotgun sequence:
- the LOC120982249 gene encoding uncharacterized protein LOC120982249: MKRIIWFFFLTIVPGIQGQIDMNGKAFSFYKRRVDHVRLIPATKHFTAFTLCLKSCKSLTEQTLVVAVPNSEDSAARFLVTASQDKLYIKYKNQYKQFSFADSKTWVDICVTFNFRTGKFVLLLDGKEHEILLLGGSKQSAFHAQDIIIGQKKVKLRTDVAEITNVNIWSSALTARDLQRFMKQSRGGDIIGWRSLVFKSDHAVTIEQPRCSTKDKLSNIFPPK; this comes from the exons ATGAAGAGGATAATCTGGTTCTTTTTCCTTACAATTGTCCCTGGAATTCAGGGACAGATTG ACATGAATGGCAAAGCGTTCTCCTTCTACAAGAGGCGCGTCGACCATGTGCGGCTTATTCCGGCAACAAAACACTTCACCGCTTTTACCCTATGCCTAAAATCCTGCAAAAGCCTAACGGAGCAGACATTGGTTGTAGCGGTTCCCAACTCAGAAGACAGCGCCGCCCGATTTCTCGTGACTGCTTCTCAAGACAAATTGTACATTAAATATAAAAACCAATATAAACAATTCAGTTTCGCCGACTCTAAAACGTGGGTCGACATCTGTGTGACATTTAATTTTCGAACCGGAAAGTTTGTGTTGTTGCTGGATGGAAAGGAACATGAGATTTTACTGCTAGGGGGCAGCAAACAAAGTGCTTTTCACGCGCAGGATATCATCATTGGGCAGAAGAAAGTCAAGCTGAGAACAGATGTGGCTGAGATAACAAACGTTAACATCTGGAGTTCAGCACTGACCGCAAGGGACCTACAGAGATTCATGAAGCAGTCAAGAGGGGGCGATATCATTGGCTGGCGCTCATTAGTTTTCAAATCCGACCATGCCGTCACCATAGAGCAACCAAGATGTTCGACAAAGGACAAGTTGTCAAATATTTTCCCAcccaaataa